The sequence GAAGAGGAACATAAAAAGAGTATTAAGCACCTTATATTCCATTCATTGTCAATGTGAAGCGGACCCTCCTCGGTGAACGGTGCTTCAGCTTCTAGCTTTGCTTTTGCTGCAGCATCTCTTGCGGGCTTTGCAAGAATGTACTCTTTCTGCATTAACATTTATAGTTCAATAATTCGACTATAATATTTGCAACAATGGCCTGACTAAAAACATCTTACCTGTCTTTCTAAGCATGCAAAATTTGAACATTGAGGATTCGGCTTCATTTGCATGGTAGGGAAAAAGTCCTTAAGAGAATTATATCCCTATATATAAGAAAACAATAATGGGGATGTCAAAATAACCAAATTTCTTTTTGAAGACTATAAAGTTTTTTACCCCTCTATAcgttaagaagaaaaaaaaaaggaataatcAGCTCTATAAGACAACTCAACGAGGAGGAGAATAGAGGGAACATTGTTGTAGGTGTGATACTTACCAAATATGGAGAGACTTGACCAAAACCTAACAAGAATTTGAGTGTGTTTTGCACTAGAAGCCCGGCAACAACCccctggaaaatgaaaacaaaatttagaatgccaaacaaataaagtgaaaa is a genomic window of Arachis ipaensis cultivar K30076 chromosome B06, Araip1.1, whole genome shotgun sequence containing:
- the LOC107647340 gene encoding ubiquitin-like modifier-activating enzyme 5, translating into MGVVAGLLVQNTLKFLLGFGQVSPYLGYNSLKDFFPTMQMKPNPQCSNFACLERQKEYILAKPARDAAAKAKLEAEAPFTEEGPLHIDNEWNISVVDDCEPDVSSAKNSDILPEGLTHELPVADDFRNIVTSEAPTTDNEDLEELRRQLEAINSK